From a region of the Besnoitia besnoiti strain Bb-Ger1 chromosome I, whole genome shotgun sequence genome:
- a CDS encoding putative nucleolar GTP-binding protein 1 (encoded by transcript BESB_002370), whose translation MEAGTFFRLKEIPPVLPAASLIDVCLSKTQRKTPTEIHRKSALAAIKKFYMRKIKFGSQTFVEKLKEIVDGFPKLDNIHPFYADLLNILYDRDHYKLALGMLSTTVRRIEKIAKEYVTLAKYADGLYKCKSLKVAALGRMCTLVKKLGQPLQYLEEVRQHMSRLPSINPVTRTLLLTGYPNVGKSSFINNISNANVDVQPFAFTTKSLFVGHFDFLYTRWQVIDTPGILDHPLDERNLIEMLAITALTHIQSVVVFMLDISEECGYTIQNQVSLFQSLLVLFKNKPILVVLNKTDKVRLADLAPATQELIRTMGRDRTVEFVEASTLTGAGVDDAKNKACEILLKQRVEQKQLASVSGRPGAPASLQEQLDGKLFVTKVQNPRQPFIPQSVLDAQKEREQEEADGAMQRPRRMLERDLEEEQGGSGVYSVDLRKSHILAKEEWRYDVVPEILNGQNVRDFVDVNIEEKLKLLEEEEALLQQQEMQRPELEEQLNKLASLKREMAKLHLGIKRQRLMNCLKKKRNGPRLLKKPKTKLQEEREKRRLLRQAASDANMADATSEAQSTAASTDAGADAGSRKRGRSLERSSRRGRSPSAGRREGEDQEEDGHSRLKKKIRALSRSRSVQPTARQRSASRARSVSRKGEEGEGEEEEREQGAAALGQIRRLGGVAQRKARKLKIAADRPIRGRAGEADRHISVKLPKHLFSGKRSNGKTDRR comes from the exons ATGGAGGCCGGCACTTTCTTTCGACTCAAG GAAATCCCGCCTGtcctgccggcggcgagtcTGATTGACGTCTGCCTATCCAAGACGCAGCGGAAAACGCCGACTGAGATCCACAGAAAGAGCGCGTTGGCCGCCATAAAAAAGTTCTACATGCGCAAAATCAAATTCGGCTCGCAGACCTTCGTCGAAAAACTCAAAGAAATCGTCGATGGGTTCCCCAAACTCGAC AATATTCACCCGTTTTACGCGGACTTGCTCAACATCTTGTACGACCGAGATCATTACAAGCTCGCGTTGGGCATGCTCTCGACTACAGTCCGCCGCATCGAGAAGATCGCGAAGGAATACGTCACGCTAGCCAAATACGCCGACGGCCTCTACAAATGCAAAAGTCTGAAAGTCGCCGCGCTGGGACGCATGTGCACACTA GTCAAGAAGCTagggcagccgctgcagtaCCTCGAAGAAGTCCGCCAGCACATGTCTCGTCTGCCGTCGATCAACCCTGTCACGCGGACGCTGCTTCTCACAG GCTACCCCAACGTGGGGAAGAGTTCCTTCATCAACAACATCTCGAACGCAAACGTCGACGTCCAGCCCTTCGCCTTCACGACGAAATCGCTCTTCGTGGGGCACTTTGACTTCCTCTACACCCGCTGGCAG GTCATTGACACGCCAGGTATTTTGGATCATCCTCTTGACGAGCGCAACCTGATTGAGATGCTGGCCATCACCGCCTTGACGCACATTCAG agcgtcgtcgtcttcatgCTGGACATCAGCGAAGAGTGCGGCTACACGATTCAGAACCAAGTCAGCCTCTTCCagtctctcctcgttctcttcAAGAACAAGCCGATCCTCGTCGTGCTCAACAAAACCGACAAAGTCCGCCTTGCTGACCTCGCACCCGCGACGCAGGAGCTCATCCGCACCATGGGACGAG ATAGGACAGTTGAGTTCGTGGAGGCCTCGACGCTCACGGGCGCCGGCGTGGACGATGCGAAGAACAAGGCTTGCGAGATCCTGCTGAAGCAGCGCGTGgagcagaagcagctcgcGAGCGTCAGCGGGCGaccgggcgcgccggcgtcgctgcaggaGCAGCTCGACGGCAAGCTCTTCGTGACGAAAGTCCAGAACCCGCGGCAGCCCTTCATTCCTCAGAGCGTCCTCGACGcacagaaagaaagagag CAAGAGGAAGCTGATGGAGCTATGCAGCGCCCCAGAAGGATGCTGGAGAGAgatttggaagaagagcagGGCGGCAGTGGAGTTTACAGCGTCGATTTGCGAA AGTCGCACATTCTGGCGAAGGAAGAGTGGCGATACGACGTGGTGCCGGAGATCCTCAACGGACAGAACGTACGCGACTTCGTGGACGTCAACATTGAGGAGAAACTCAAACtcctcgaggaagaagaggccctTCTGCAGCAACAGGAAATGCAGAGACCTGAGCTGGAG GAGCAGCTGAATAAGTTGGCTTCTCTCAAGAGAGAGATGGCGAAGCTGCATCTGGGCAtcaagcggcagcggcttATGAACTGCCTGAAGAAAAAGCGCAACGGGCCGCGCTTGCTGAAGAAGCCT AAGACCAAACTCCAGGAAGaacgcgagaagcggcggctgctgagacaggccgcgagcgacgcgaacATGGCAGACGCTACgtcggaggcgcagagcacAGCTGCATCGACAGATGCGGGCGCAGATGCAGGCTCGAGAAAGCGCGGACGATCACTCGAAA GGAGCTCGCGTCGGGGTCGGTCTCCCTCTGCtggacgaagagaaggagaggaccAAGAAGAAGACGGTCACAGCAGGTTGAAGAAGAAGATTCGCGCGCTGAGTCGCTCGCGTTCTGTGCAGCCGACGGCGCGTCAGCGCAGCGCAAGTCGTGCGCGGTCAGTTAGCCGaaagggcgaggaaggcgaaggcgaggaggaggagcgggaGCAGGGAGCAGCCGCGCTGGGTCAGATTCGCAGACTCGGCGGGGTGGctcagaggaaggcgcggaagcTCAAGATTGCTGCTGACCGGCCTATTCGAGGCAGAGCCGGTGAAGCGGATCGACACATCAGCGTCAAGTTGCCCAAGCACCTCTTCTCTGGAAAACGCAGCAATGGCAAGACTGACAGACGATGA
- a CDS encoding hypothetical protein (encoded by transcript BESB_002360), whose product MGIMSQIIPVPSVPASGIIQKSSVFLRFLAVAWCACFASYPNRTLSTVLVCEAASVVNGVGQAGTGGDFLVEQVEYGANGVQKIASEATHSQMANDGPKKSMKAERRHWLSVNSGQARSKQQQRRQPSPSVSINQHRSMQEEKTTLPIRSYTYGNIHQTAYYFADVIVGTPAKQRQSLILDTGSSVLAFPCTSCKSCGRHMDPPFDCSSSSTCQSLPCSSTCTHCDAKQKRCAYRVSYMEGSSLQGFWHEDRFRLLAQPRTTNFGCHVQETELFVDQKASGIWGLEIWSQFGPDTYMTRTLLNSNKSSAVAPSTLPEGMSSFALCLAEHGGAFSIGDANGELHTSDTVLLDSGTTMSYFPTRIYEELVNAIEDLSVDDEVAYELLPPSASPRQSQAVKVESTAGELCFYLPKGRADLSYFPDIWLHFQPASGWVRWQPASYLYTKGNEHYRCVAMSDDPRADSSGVLGSSFFIGHDLIFDVRNEMIGIAEARCPGIKLKDRPKELPL is encoded by the exons ATGGGAATCATGTCGCAAATTATCCCTGTTCCTTCTGTCCCCGCGAGTGGGATCATTCAAAAATCCTCAGTCTTTCTGCGTTTCCTGGCAGTTGCATGGTGTGCGTGCTTCGCGTCATATCCGAATCGGACCCTCTCAACTGTTTTAGTATGCGAAGCAGCTTCGGTCGTGAATGGAGTAGGCCAGGCCGGAACAGGTGGAGACTTTCTGGTGGAACAAGTGGAATACGGTGCCAATGGAGTACAAAAGATTGCTTCGGAGGCTACCCATTCACAAATGGCAAACGATGGACCCAAGAAAAGCATGAAGGCGGAGCGACGTCACTGGCTGAGCGTGAATTCTGGTCAAGCAAGATCTAAACAACAGCAGCGTCGGCAACCCTCCCCAAGTGTTTCAATTAATCAGCACAGGAGCATgcaagaagagaaaacgactCTGCCAATCCGGAGCTACACTTACGGAAACATTCACCAAACCGCATATTACTTTGCCG ACGTAATTGTCGGAACCCCAGCAAAGCAGCGCCAGAGTCTCATTCTCGATACAGGCTcctccgtcctcgcctttcCTTGCACGTCATGCAA GTCTTGCGGCAGGCACATGGACCCTCCCTTTGACTGCTCATCCAGTTCCACGTGTCAGAGCCTCCCCTGCAGTTCGACCTGCACTCACTGCGACGCCAAGCAGAAGAG GTGCGCATATCGGGTGTCCTACATGGAGGGCAGCAGCCTTCAGGGGTTTTGGCATGAAGACAGATTCAGGCTTCTAGCGCAGCCTCGGACA ACAAACTTTGGCTGCCATGTACAAGAGACAGAGCTTTTTGTGGACCAGAAGGCAAGCGGAATTTGGGGTCTCGAGATCTGGAGTCAATTTGGACCGGACACGTACATGACCCGCACGCTATTGAATTCAAATAAAAGTAGCGCTGTTGCTCCCTCAACCCTACCTGAAGGAATGAGCTCCTTtgcgctctgcctcgccgagCATGGCGGTGCATTTTCAATAGGAGATGCAAATGGAGAGCTCCATACGTCCGATACT GTGTTACTCGACTCAGGGACGACAATGAGTTATTTCCCCACGCGCATCTATGAAGAGCTTGTAAATGCTATAGAGGA TTTAAGTGTTGACGACGAAGTCGCTTACGAGCTTCTGCCGCCCTCAGCTTCACCAAGGCAGTCCCAGGCGGTCAAGGTGGAAAGCACAGCTGGTGAACTGTGCTTCTATTTGCCCAAGGGGCGTGCCGACCTCTCATACTTTCCTGATATTTGGCTCCATTTT CAGCCGGCCTCCGGATGGGTACGCTGGCAACCGGCAAGTTACTTGTACACCAAGGGCAACGAGCACTATCGGTGCGTGGCGATGAGTGACGACCCGCGCGCTGACAGCTCCGGTGTCTTGGGCAGCAGCTTCTTCATTGGCCACGACCTCATATTCGATGTACGCAACGAAATGATAGG